The following coding sequences are from one Anolis sagrei isolate rAnoSag1 chromosome 6, rAnoSag1.mat, whole genome shotgun sequence window:
- the EPDR1 gene encoding LOW QUALITY PROTEIN: mammalian ependymin-related protein 1 (The sequence of the model RefSeq protein was modified relative to this genomic sequence to represent the inferred CDS: inserted 2 bases in 1 codon), with amino-acid sequence MAGLRGRLFLLLLVPCLCGGGGARAETPCLAPLQWEGRTVAYDHVTGRNTRASVTYDSPNQRLRVLEEKKGLIPCKKFFEYIYLYKDAVMFQIEQVTKLCSKVPLSDPWDPFDIPDNSTYEDXIGGPGDQIMVQEWSDRKLARKLETWVGVYTVKDCYPVQETYTKNYSVTTSTRFFDLKLGISDPSVFIPPSTCHTAQPEKMRDAC; translated from the exons ATGGCCGGCCTGCGCGggcgcctcttcctcctcctgctcgtCCCCTGCCTCTGCGGGGGGGGCGGGGCGCGGGCGGAGACCCCCTGCCTGGCCCCGCTGCAGTGGGAGGGCCGCACCGTGGCCTACGACCACGTCACGGGCAGGAACACGCGGGCCTCCGTAACCTACGACAGCCCCAACCAGCGGCTCCGGGTCCTGGAGGAGAAGAAGGGCCTCATCCCCTGCAAGAA GTTCTTCGAATATATCTACCTCTATAAAGATGCAGTGATGTTTCAGATAGAGCAAGTGACAAAGCTGTGTTCTAAGGTACCTTTGAGTGACCCATGGGATCCTTTTGATATTCCTGACAATTCAACCTATGAAGA CATTGGAGGTCCTGGTGACCAAATTATGGTACAGGAGTGGTCTGACAGAAAGCTAGCTAGAAAAC TTGAGACCTGGGTTGGTGTTTACACAGTCAAGGATTGCTACCCAGTTCAGGAGACCTACACAAAGAACTACAGTGTGACAACCTCCACACGCTTCTTTGATCTAAAGCTTGGGATAAGTGACCCATCTGTGTTCATCCCACCAAGCACCTGCCATACAGCTCAGCCAGAAAAGATGAGAGATGCATGCTGA